A genomic region of Alnus glutinosa chromosome 11, dhAlnGlut1.1, whole genome shotgun sequence contains the following coding sequences:
- the LOC133881711 gene encoding leucine-rich repeat receptor-like serine/threonine-protein kinase BAM1 encodes MVPFFVLTLISLLATSCSASSLVTDFHVLLTLRKGFQYSDSILSTWNSSSPSSVCSWAGIQCSRGRVVSVDLTDLNLYGSVSPLISKLDRLSKLSLAGNNFTGTIEIVNLSRLRWLNISNNEFNGGLDWNYSSIANLEVFDAYNNNFTAFLPLGILSLKKLKYVDLGGNYFVGRIPESYGNMVGLEYLSLAGNNLHGKIPGELGNLTNLREIYLGYYNVFEGGIPVEFGNLVNLVHMDLSNCELDGPIPSELGNLRALDTLYMHMNLLSGSIPKQLGNLTNLKNLDLSINALTGEIPFEFCNLKQLELLNLFMNRLHGSIPEYMADFPNLETLQLWKNNFTGMIPENLGQNGKLQLLDLSTNKLTGTIPRNLCLSNQLRVLILLENFLFGPIPEGLGKCSSLTRVRLKYNYLNGSIPDGFLYLPQLNLLELQNNYLSGTLPENANSSSEPVKLGQLNLSNNFLSGSLPHSFSNFSSVQFLSLGGNQFSGPIPSSIGELLQAVKIDLSRNSLSGSIPPEIGNCYHLTYLDMSQNNLSGSIPPEISNIRILNYLNLSRNHLNQTIPRSIGTIKSLTIADFSFNDLSGKLPESGQFSCFNASSFAGNPHLCGSLLNNPCNFTTITSTPRRGPAYFKLIFALGLLICSLVFAAAAMIKAKSLKRNGPDSWKMTTFQKLGFKVSDILECVKDGNVIGRGGAGIVYHGKMPDGMEIAVKKLLGFGSNSHDHGFRAEIQTLGNIRHRNIVRLLAFCSNKETNLLVYEYMRNGSLGEALHGKKGAFLGWDLRYKAAIEAAGGLCYLHHDCSPLIVHRDVKSNNILLDSNFEAHVADFGLAKFLIDGGASECMSAIAGSYGYIAPEYAYTLKVDEKSDVYSFGVVLLELLTGRRPVGDFGEGVDIVQWTRRVTKCRKEEVMGIVDPRLTMVPKDEAMHLFFVALLCIQENSVERPTMREVVQMLSEFPRRSPDRQFSSSSFVHDQQTNKVVEKEKGCPKFKQDLLV; translated from the exons ATGGtccctttctttgttttgacaCTTATCTCTCTTCTTGCTACCTCTTGTTCTGCTTCTTCTTTAGTTACTGATTTCCATGTCTTACTCACACTTAGAAAAGGATTTCAATACTCTGACTCCATTCTAAGCACTTGGAATTCTTCCAGTCCTAGCTCAGTTTGTTCCTGGGCTGGAATTCAATGCTCCAGGGGACGTGTTGTTTCAGTGGACTTAACAGATTTGAATCTCTACGGCTCTGTGTCACCTCTGATTTCGAAACTCGACCGGCTTAGTAAGCTCTCTCTTGCTGGAAATAACTTCACAGGCACCATTGAGATTGTGAATTTGAGCAGGCTTCGATGGCTAAACATATCGAACAACGAGTTCAATGGCGGCTTGGATTGGAACTACTCTAGCATTGCCAACTTGGAAGTGTTTGATGCCTACAACAACAACTTCACTGCCTTTCTTCCACTTGGGATTTTGAGCTTGAAGAAGCTCAAGTACGTGGATCTTGGCGGCAATTATTTCGTTGGCAGAATCCCAGAAAGCTATGGAAATATGGTTGGCTTGGAGTATCTTTCTCTTGCTGGAAATAATCTGCATGGAAAAATCCCGGGGGAGTTGGGAAATCTCACCAACTTGAGAGAGATTTACTTGGGCTATTACAATGTCTTTGAAGGTGGGATTCCAGTGGAATTTGGGAACTTGGTGAATCTAGTTCACATGGATCTTTCCAACTGTGAATTGGATGGGCCAATACCCAGTGAGTTGGGGAACTTGCGGGCGCTTGacactctctacatgcatatgAACCTGCTTTCTGGTTCAATTCCAAAGCAATTAGGCAACTTGACAAACCTGAAGAACCTTGATCTTTCCATCAATGCACTTACTGGTGAAATCCCATTTGAGTTCTGCAATCTCAAGCAGCTCGAGCTGTTGAACCTGTTCATGAACAGGCTGCACGGGTCTATTCCAGAGTACATGGCAGACTTTCCAAATTTGGAAACTCTTCAGCTGTGGAAGAACAACTTCACCGGCATGATTCCCGAGAATCTCGGACAGAATGGAAAGCTTCAGCTGCTGGATTTGTCCACAAACAAGCTCACTGGTACAATCCCTCGGAACTTGTGTTTGTCAAATCAACTGAGAGTACTGATTCTCTTGGAAAACTTCCTCTTTGGGCCGATTCCTGAAGGGCTAGGGAAATGTTCAAGTCTCACGAGAGTGAGGTTGAAGTACAACTACTTGAATGGCAGCATCCCAGATGGGTTCCTATACTTGCCTCAACTGAATTTACTGGAGTTGCAGAACAACTACCTATCGGGAACCTTGCCGGAGAACGCCAACAGTTCATCGGAGCCGGTAAAGTTAGGCCAACTTAACTTATCAAACAATTTCCTCTCCGGTTCTTTACCtcattcattttcaaatttctcTTCAGTCCAATTCCTTTCGCTTGGTGGAAACCAATTCTCAGGTCCAATCCCATCTTCCATAGGAGAACTCCTTCAAGCAGTAAAAATTGATTTGAGTCGGAATTCACTCTCCGGTTCAATCCCACCTGAGATTGGAAATTGTTACCATTTGACATATCTTGACATGAGCCAAAACAACCTCTCCGGCTCAATCCCACCAGAAATTTCCAACATCCGTATACTGAATTACTTAAACCTATCCAGAAACCACTTGAACCAGACAATACCCAGATCAATTGGCACCATAAAAAGCCTCACAATTGCTGATTTCTCCTTCAATGATCTCTCCGGTAAGctaccggaatccggccaattCTCCTGCTTTAACGCCTCCTCTTTTGCGGGCAATCCTCATCTTTGCGGCTCTCTGCTGAACAATCCTTGCAATTTCACCACAATCACAAGCACACCGAGAAGAGGCCCTGCATATTTCAAGCTAATCTTCGCGCTTGGCCTTTTGATATGCTCTCTAGTGTTCGCTGCCGCTGCCATGATCAAGGCCAAGTCATTGAAAAGAAATGGCCCGGATTCATGGAAGATGACCACATTCCAAAAGCTCGGATTCAAGGTCTCTGACATCCTCGAATGTGTGAAAGATGGCAACGTGATTGGAAGAGGCGGAGCTGGGATTGTCTACCATGGAAAAATGCCAGATGGGATGGAAATTGCAGTCAAAAAGCTTCTTGGGTTTGGCTCAAACAGCCATGACCATGGCTTTCGAGCTGAAATTCAAACACTGGGAAACATTAGGCATCGAAACATTGTGAGACTACTCGCATTCTGTTCCAACAAGGAGACAAATCTCCTGGTTTACGAGTACATGAGAAATGGGAGCTTAGGCGAGGCGCTGCACGGCAAAAAAGGTGCATTCTTGGGTTGGGATTTGAGGTACAAAGCTGCCATTGAAGCAGCCGGAGGCCTATGCTACCTTCACCATGACTGCTCACCCTTGATCGTTCACCGGGACGTCAAGTCCAACAACATTTTATTAGATTCCAACTTCGAAGCACACGTTGCCGATTTCGGGCTCGCCAAGTTCCTGATCGACGGCGGCGCGTCGGAGTGCATGTCAGCAATTGCAGGATCCTATGGCTACATTGCGCCTG AGTATGCATACACTTTGAAGGTCGATGAGAAGAGCGACGTGTATAGCTTTGGAGTTGTCCTCCTGGAGCTTCTCACGGGCCGCCGTCCGGTGGGAGATTTTGGCGAAGGCGTCGATATTGTACAGTGGACCAGAAGGGTAACAAAGTGTCGCAAGGAAGAGGTCATGGGCATTGTTGATCCAAGGCTGACAATGGTGCCCAAAGATGAAGCCATGCACTTGTTCTTTGTTGCACTTTTATGTATCCAAGAAAACAGTGTTGAGCGCCCAACAATGAGAGAGGTGGTGCAGATGCTCTCGGAGTTTCCGCGCCGGTCACCGGACCGTCAATTTTCGTCGTCTTCCTTTGTTCATgaccaacaaacaaataaagtaGTTGAAAAAGAGAAGGGTTGCCCTAAGTTCAAGCAAGATCTTTTGGTTTAa